From a single Hemibagrus wyckioides isolate EC202008001 linkage group LG27, SWU_Hwy_1.0, whole genome shotgun sequence genomic region:
- the cxcl12b gene encoding chemokine (C-X-C motif) ligand 12b (stromal cell-derived factor 1), translating into MDVKVLALMFFLMVTVSDLETEAKPISLLERCWCRSTLNTVPQRSIREIKFLHTPHCPFQVIAKLKNNREVCINPKTKWLQQYLKNAISKIKKSRQNEN; encoded by the exons atggaTGTCAAAGTTTTGGCACTGATGTTTTTCCTCATGGTGACTGTGTCGGATTTGGAGACTGAAG CGAAGCCCATCAGCCTGTTGGAGAGGTGCTGGTGCCGCTCGACGCTCAACACCGTGCCGCAGAGGAGCATCCGTGagatcaagttcctccacacgcCACACTGCCCTTTCCAAGTCAT AGCCAAGCTGAAGAACAATAGGGAGGTCTGCATCAACCCCAAGACCAAATGGCTGCAGCAGTATCTGAAGAACGCCATTAGCAA GATAAAGAAGTCAAGACAGAATGAAAACTAA